A portion of the Sabethes cyaneus chromosome 3, idSabCyanKW18_F2, whole genome shotgun sequence genome contains these proteins:
- the LOC128743331 gene encoding trypsin 3A1-like, with protein MKVWIFVFVVFAVTATVCTDDTEEAAWQAAQVIPEASRIFVLRHSKRVIGLEKIIGGQKVDVKNFPYQLSLRSNGNHICGGSAISRDWALTAAHCLYPGRDVATISLRAGSSGRLSGGQIYNVSQIIFHPQYNPALFDKDVALLKVAIPFQGQNIAPILLVSEGYEPVEGIRSMVSGWGRTLTDTSLPTILHAVDIPIVGRSTCSLLWGEGLVTNDMICAGQSGRDSCNGDSGGPLVSGGRQIGLVSWGSTECGGSLPAVYTHLAATSVRRFIRRVTGV; from the exons ATGAAGGTTTGGATATTCGTTTTTGTGGTTTTCGCGGTGACCGCAACAGTGTGCACAGACG ACACGGAGGAGGCTGCCTGGCAGGCAGCGCAGGTGATCCCAGAGGCGTCCAGGATATTCGTTTTGAGGCATTCGAAGCGTGTGATTGGATTGGAGAAAATCATTGGTGGTCAGAAAGTTGATGTGAAGAATTTTCCATATCAGCTGTCGCTGAGAAGTAATGGGAACCATATTTGCGGCGGATCGGCAATTTCACGTGATTGGGCTCTAACGGCGGCACACTGTCTCTACCCGGGGCGAGATGTTGCAACT ATTTCATTACGAGCTGGTAGCAGCGGTCGGCTGTCCGGTGGTCAAATCTACAATGTGTCACAAATAATTTTCCATCCACAATATAATCCGGCGCTGTTCGATAAGGATGTAGCTCTGCTGAAGGTTGCCATTCCTTTCCAGGGACAGAACATTGCTCCGATATTATTGGTCAGCGAGGGATACGAGCCAGTGGAAGGCATTCGTAGCATGGTGTCGGGATGGGGAAGAACG TTAACTGATACCAGCTTACCGACTATACTACATGCAGTCGACATACCAATTGTGGGAAGAAGTACTTGTAGTCTATTATGGGGTGAAGGTCTAGTAACTAACGA TATGATTTGCGCTGGTCAGTCGGGCCGGGACTCGTGCAACGGTGACAGCGGAGGTCCGCTAGTGTCCGGTGGGCGTCAAATCGGATTGGTGTCCTGGGGTTCTACCGAGTGCGGGGGATCGCTGCCAGCCGTTTACACTCATTTGGCAGCGACAAGCGTGAGGCGATTCATTCGCCGTGTCACCGGTGTGTAA